The following are encoded in a window of Flavobacterium psychrotrophum genomic DNA:
- a CDS encoding RluA family pseudouridine synthase, which translates to MKILSDKTNLQVLFEDNHIIVVNKRVGDIVQGDKTGDKPLSEVVKEYIKDKYEKPGEVFLGVVHRLDRPTTGIVVFARTTKALTRLNEMFKNRETQKTYWAIVKNRPEKETSTLTHYLKRNEKSNTSKAFAKEVPESKIAVLDYKIIKQLTNYTALEIDLHTGRHHQIRSQLSAIGSPIKGDLKYGADRSNPDGGICLHARKLTFTHPVAKTPIEITAPVPADALWQSIA; encoded by the coding sequence TTGAAGATACTTTCGGATAAAACCAACCTTCAGGTACTTTTTGAAGACAACCACATTATAGTGGTTAACAAGCGTGTGGGCGATATTGTGCAGGGCGATAAAACCGGTGATAAGCCTCTTAGCGAAGTTGTAAAAGAATATATTAAAGACAAGTACGAAAAGCCGGGAGAAGTTTTTCTGGGTGTAGTACACAGGCTTGACAGGCCTACAACCGGAATTGTGGTTTTTGCGCGTACCACCAAGGCACTTACCCGCCTTAATGAAATGTTTAAAAATCGTGAAACACAAAAAACGTATTGGGCTATAGTAAAGAACAGGCCTGAAAAAGAAACTTCTACCCTAACCCATTACCTTAAGCGCAACGAAAAAAGTAATACCAGCAAAGCCTTTGCTAAAGAAGTGCCAGAGAGCAAAATTGCGGTACTGGATTATAAAATAATAAAACAGCTTACAAACTACACCGCGCTGGAAATAGACCTGCATACCGGCCGCCATCACCAGATACGGTCGCAGCTATCGGCTATTGGATCTCCTATTAAAGGCGACCTTAAATATGGTGCAGACCGAAGTAATCCTGACGGCGGAATTTGCCTTCATGCACGTAAGCTTACTTTTACACACCCCGTGGCAAAAACCCCCATTGAAATTACAGCTCCTGTACCTGCCGATGCACTTTGGCAAAGTATAGCGTAA
- a CDS encoding four helix bundle protein gives MHRFKDLEVWKQSRLFCTDIYTVTSSFPESEKFGLTNQLRRAAVSIPCNIAEGASRSCNKDFLRFLEIAIGSANEIETQLLIACDLGFINLNYLNPLLLKLDSIVKMASRLRSTLS, from the coding sequence ATGCATAGGTTTAAAGATTTAGAAGTTTGGAAACAAAGTAGGTTATTCTGTACTGATATATACACTGTAACTTCATCGTTTCCTGAATCTGAAAAATTTGGATTAACTAACCAGCTACGCAGGGCAGCAGTATCAATTCCCTGTAACATTGCCGAAGGTGCTTCAAGAAGTTGTAATAAAGATTTCTTACGATTTTTGGAAATAGCAATTGGCTCTGCAAATGAAATTGAAACCCAACTATTAATTGCATGCGATTTAGGCTTTATAAATTTAAATTATTTGAATCCACTACTACTTAAGCTTGATAGTATTGTAAAGATGGCTTCCCGCCTAAGGTCGACACTCTCATAA
- the panB gene encoding 3-methyl-2-oxobutanoate hydroxymethyltransferase, whose translation MSVAKKDYKRITTKSLIEMKANGEKISMLTAYDFTMAKIVDSAGVDVILVGDSASNVMAGHETTLPITLDQMVYHASSVVRGVDRALVVVDLPFGTYQSDPKEALRSAIRIMKESGAHALKLEGGSEIKDSVKKLLHAGIPVMGHLGLTPQSIYKFGSYTVRAKEEQEADKLIEDAKLLERLGCFAVVLEKIPAALAQKVAESISIPVIGIGAGGGVDGQVLVIHDMLGMNNEFSPRFLRRYLNLYEQMTEAIAQYSKDVKSSDFPNEKEQY comes from the coding sequence ATGTCTGTCGCTAAAAAAGATTATAAAAGAATAACCACCAAGTCGCTAATAGAAATGAAAGCCAATGGCGAAAAAATCTCTATGCTTACTGCATACGATTTTACCATGGCAAAAATTGTAGACTCTGCCGGTGTCGATGTAATATTAGTAGGCGATTCAGCAAGTAATGTTATGGCAGGCCATGAAACCACACTGCCTATTACACTAGACCAAATGGTGTACCATGCGTCATCTGTAGTGCGTGGTGTAGACCGCGCTTTAGTGGTAGTAGACCTTCCGTTTGGTACCTATCAGAGCGACCCTAAAGAAGCCTTGCGTTCTGCTATCCGTATTATGAAAGAAAGCGGCGCCCACGCCCTTAAACTTGAAGGTGGCAGCGAGATAAAAGACTCTGTAAAAAAACTGTTGCATGCAGGTATACCTGTTATGGGGCACCTTGGCCTTACGCCACAGTCTATATATAAATTTGGCTCTTACACAGTACGTGCTAAAGAAGAACAGGAAGCAGACAAGTTAATTGAAGATGCCAAACTACTGGAGCGCCTGGGATGTTTTGCCGTGGTACTCGAAAAGATACCGGCTGCACTTGCACAAAAAGTTGCCGAAAGTATTTCTATCCCGGTTATTGGCATTGGTGCCGGTGGTGGTGTAGACGGGCAGGTTTTGGTAATACACGATATGCTGGGCATGAATAATGAATTCAGTCCGCGTTTTTTACGCAGGTACCTTAATTTGTACGAGCAAATGACCGAAGCTATTGCACAATACTCTAAGGATGTAAAATCTAGCGATTTCCCTAACGAGAAGGAACAATATTAA
- a CDS encoding nuclear transport factor 2 family protein — protein sequence MKKIFILFFAGIVQLTMAQEAQVKKTVETFFAGLNATDVAKIKTVCADDMILQSVAVHTAANKFTQETAAKFYEGIEKNAGKAKFEERVKEYKIATDGNIAHVWVPYEFYINNEFSHKGANSFELVKFKEGWKIVYVIDSREP from the coding sequence ATGAAAAAAATATTTATCCTGTTTTTTGCAGGTATTGTGCAGCTTACAATGGCTCAGGAAGCCCAGGTTAAAAAAACGGTGGAGACTTTTTTTGCGGGCCTGAACGCTACTGATGTGGCCAAAATAAAAACGGTTTGCGCCGACGATATGATACTGCAATCTGTAGCGGTACATACGGCTGCAAATAAATTTACACAAGAAACAGCTGCAAAGTTTTATGAAGGTATAGAGAAGAATGCCGGTAAAGCAAAATTTGAAGAACGTGTAAAAGAATATAAGATAGCCACAGATGGCAACATAGCACATGTATGGGTACCATATGAGTTTTATATCAATAACGAGTTTAGTCATAAAGGGGCTAATTCTTTTGAACTTGTAAAATTTAAAGAAGGCTGGAAAATAGTATATGTTATTGATAGCCGTGAACCTTAA
- the ychF gene encoding redox-regulated ATPase YchF: MKAGIVGLPNVGKSTLFNCLSNAKAQSANFPFCTIEPNIGVVNVPDPRLEKLEQLVNPERVVPATVDIVDIAGLVKGASKGEGLGNQFLGNIRECNAIIHVLRCFDNDNIIHVDGNVNPIRDKETIDIELQLKDLETVEKRLEKAKKAAKVGSKEAQAEVALLDRIREALLQAKSARTVIPQSQDEAELIEDFQLITTKPVLYVCNVDEGSAVNGNAYVEQVRELVKDENAEVMFLAVGTEADITELETYEERQMFLEDLGLKEPGASSLIRSAYKLLTLQTYFTAGVKEVRAWTINIGNTAPQAAGVIHSDFEKGFIRAEVIAFDDYVTYGTEAKVKEAGKLKVEGKEYIVKDGDVMHFRFNV, encoded by the coding sequence ATGAAAGCAGGTATAGTAGGATTGCCAAATGTGGGCAAATCAACCCTTTTTAATTGTTTGTCTAATGCTAAGGCACAAAGTGCTAACTTCCCTTTTTGTACGATAGAGCCAAACATAGGTGTGGTAAACGTACCGGATCCAAGGCTTGAAAAGCTTGAGCAACTGGTAAACCCGGAGCGCGTAGTACCTGCAACAGTAGATATTGTAGATATTGCAGGCCTTGTAAAAGGTGCCAGTAAAGGTGAAGGCCTTGGTAACCAGTTTTTGGGTAACATAAGAGAGTGTAACGCTATTATACACGTGCTGCGTTGTTTTGATAACGATAACATTATTCACGTAGATGGTAATGTAAACCCTATTCGCGATAAAGAAACTATTGATATAGAACTACAGCTTAAAGACCTTGAGACAGTTGAGAAACGTCTTGAAAAGGCTAAAAAAGCTGCTAAAGTAGGTAGTAAAGAAGCGCAGGCAGAAGTAGCCTTATTAGACAGGATTCGTGAAGCATTGCTTCAGGCAAAATCTGCGCGTACTGTTATACCTCAAAGCCAGGATGAGGCAGAGCTTATCGAAGATTTTCAACTGATAACAACTAAGCCTGTACTATATGTATGTAATGTAGATGAAGGTAGTGCTGTTAACGGTAATGCTTATGTAGAGCAGGTTCGCGAACTGGTAAAAGATGAAAATGCAGAAGTAATGTTTCTTGCAGTAGGTACAGAAGCGGATATTACAGAACTTGAAACTTATGAAGAGCGCCAGATGTTTCTTGAAGACCTGGGTCTTAAAGAGCCGGGAGCTTCGTCGCTTATAAGATCTGCATATAAATTGCTTACCCTGCAAACTTACTTTACGGCAGGTGTAAAAGAGGTTAGGGCATGGACTATAAACATTGGTAATACAGCGCCACAGGCGGCCGGTGTTATCCACTCTGATTTTGAAAAAGGTTTTATACGTGCAGAGGTTATTGCTTTTGATGATTATGTAACATATGGCACAGAGGCTAAAGTTAAAGAAGCAGGAAAGCTTAAAGTAGAAGGTAAAGAATATATTGTAAAGGATGGTGATGTAATGCACTTCCGTTTCAACGTATAA
- a CDS encoding porin family protein: MKKLLLTTLFAGLCSITAGAQAKGNIEFGLNVGYNSSSISTTEYRNYFDSHSSFNVGMGADFFFNDRWSIKVKAIYDRKGYDNVYFTDSGTMVTFNANLKLDYITVPVMANWHFGRKRNWYLNFGPYVGFLVNAKETRFDQDLKEGFNSTDAGLAFGIGVKIPLNDKLKIFFEYDGQSGFSDIAKNNYYSNSYINRGAVNVGLNFLLK, from the coding sequence ATGAAAAAACTTCTTTTAACAACCCTGTTTGCCGGGTTGTGTTCTATTACTGCCGGTGCACAGGCAAAAGGTAATATAGAGTTTGGCCTTAATGTGGGTTACAACTCATCAAGTATCAGTACAACAGAATACAGAAATTATTTTGATTCGCATTCGTCTTTCAACGTGGGTATGGGAGCAGATTTTTTCTTTAACGACCGTTGGAGTATAAAGGTAAAAGCAATATATGACCGTAAAGGTTATGATAATGTATATTTTACTGATTCCGGAACTATGGTAACATTTAATGCTAATTTAAAACTAGATTATATAACTGTACCAGTAATGGCTAACTGGCATTTTGGACGTAAAAGAAACTGGTACCTTAATTTTGGCCCTTATGTGGGTTTCTTGGTAAATGCCAAGGAAACAAGGTTTGACCAGGACCTGAAAGAAGGCTTTAATAGCACAGATGCAGGGCTTGCCTTTGGGATAGGTGTTAAGATACCGCTTAATGATAAATTGAAAATATTTTTTGAGTACGACGGGCAGTCAGGTTTTAGTGATATTGCTAAAAATAATTATTATAGTAATTCTTATATAAACCGGGGTGCGGTAAATGTGGGTTTAAATTTTCTACTTAAATAG
- a CDS encoding TlpA disulfide reductase family protein produces MKKIALFLAVAALMASCKNLADNEYEITGNVDPSWEGKTVILEKQGMMGVAPVDTAKIKDAKFIFKDTVSSPEIYYISVQGLAEQKLDFVLEPGEIELEIDKDTLQKSKVGGTYNNDKLEDFKEIKKGFDVKFQKFGKANKDKYMAAMQKGDTVATNKIIKEQKVIITEADKVYTDFIKANPKAFVNINVLGFVNQMAIKKPEEVKALFDGFDESIKKTPGGKQIADYFKKMDEMKKAEAAPQPQPEPEAAPEATGAKVGELAPQFSAPTPDGKQLSLKQAMGKVTIIDFWASWCPPCRAENPHVVEVYNKYHTKGLNIIGVSLDKKADAWKKAISDDKLAWNHISNLKYWNEPIAKLYGVEQVPTTFILDKDGKIIAKDLRGAQLDAKIKELL; encoded by the coding sequence ATGAAAAAAATAGCATTGTTTCTGGCAGTTGCCGCACTTATGGCATCATGTAAAAACCTGGCAGACAACGAATATGAAATAACAGGAAATGTAGACCCGAGCTGGGAAGGAAAAACTGTTATATTAGAAAAACAAGGTATGATGGGCGTAGCACCTGTAGATACCGCAAAAATAAAAGACGCTAAGTTTATATTTAAAGACACCGTATCTTCTCCTGAAATATATTATATAAGCGTACAGGGATTAGCTGAACAAAAGCTTGATTTTGTATTAGAACCCGGAGAGATTGAACTGGAGATAGACAAAGACACCCTTCAAAAATCTAAAGTAGGAGGAACTTATAACAATGATAAGCTTGAAGATTTTAAAGAAATCAAAAAAGGCTTTGATGTTAAATTCCAAAAATTCGGTAAGGCCAACAAAGATAAGTATATGGCTGCCATGCAAAAAGGCGATACCGTAGCTACAAACAAAATAATAAAGGAGCAAAAAGTTATAATAACTGAAGCAGACAAAGTATATACCGATTTTATTAAAGCTAATCCTAAAGCTTTTGTAAACATAAATGTATTAGGCTTTGTAAACCAGATGGCCATAAAAAAACCGGAAGAGGTAAAAGCACTTTTTGACGGCTTTGATGAGTCAATTAAAAAAACTCCGGGTGGTAAGCAAATAGCAGACTATTTTAAAAAGATGGATGAGATGAAGAAGGCTGAGGCTGCACCACAGCCACAACCTGAACCAGAAGCTGCCCCAGAAGCCACAGGCGCCAAAGTGGGCGAGCTTGCACCACAGTTTTCAGCACCTACGCCAGATGGTAAACAACTATCTTTAAAACAGGCTATGGGAAAAGTTACCATTATAGACTTTTGGGCTTCATGGTGCCCTCCTTGCCGTGCAGAAAATCCGCATGTAGTAGAAGTATATAATAAATACCACACAAAAGGTTTAAACATCATTGGAGTTTCGCTTGATAAAAAAGCCGACGCCTGGAAAAAAGCCATTTCTGACGATAAACTTGCCTGGAACCACATCTCTAACCTTAAGTACTGGAACGAGCCCATTGCCAAACTATATGGTGTAGAGCAGGTACCCACTACATTTATTTTAGATAAAGACGGTAAAATAATAGCTAAAGACCTGCGTGGCGCGCAACTTGATGCTAAGATAAAAGAGCTTTTATAA